The genomic window CACACCGTGCTCGACGCCGTCGACTTCCGCGCGGAGGCGGGCGCCGTGCACGCGCTCATCGGCCCGAACGGCGCCGGGAAGTCGACCCTGCTCGCCGCGCTCTCGGGCGACGTCCGGCCGACCACGGGCCGCATCGAGATCGCGGGGCGCCCGGTCGGCGGCACCCGCCTGCGCGACCTCGCGCGCCTGCGCGCGGTGCTGCCGCAGGAGCACGGCGTGTTCTTCCCCTTCACCGTCGGCGAGGTCATCCGGATGGGCCGCAACCCGTGGGCGCGCACCCCGGCGGAGGACGACGACGACCGGGTGGTCGCGTGGGCCGCCGACACGGCGGACGTCTCGCACCTCATGCACCGATCCGTGCCGACGCTGTCGGGCGGCGAGCGCGGCCGCTCGGCATTCGCGCGCGTGCTCGCCCAGGCCACCGGCGTGCTGCTGCTCGACGAACCGACCGCCGCCCTCGACATCCGGCATCAGGAGGCCCTGCTCGAGACGGCGCGCGAACGGGCGGACTCCGGCGACGCGGTCGTGATCGTCCTGCACGACCTCGGCGCGGCTGCGGCCTACGCCGACGCCGTCACCCTGCTCGATCGCGGCCGCGTGGTCGCGACGGGTTCGGTCGATCACGTGATGACGGCCGAACGACTGACCGAGGTCTACCAGCA from Agromyces sp. LHK192 includes these protein-coding regions:
- a CDS encoding heme ABC transporter ATP-binding protein, whose protein sequence is MTRPTETSKTTGTQATGTTAPHAAVLAADVTVAIDGHTVLDAVDFRAEAGAVHALIGPNGAGKSTLLAALSGDVRPTTGRIEIAGRPVGGTRLRDLARLRAVLPQEHGVFFPFTVGEVIRMGRNPWARTPAEDDDDRVVAWAADTADVSHLMHRSVPTLSGGERGRSAFARVLAQATGVLLLDEPTAALDIRHQEALLETARERADSGDAVVIVLHDLGAAAAYADAVTLLDRGRVVATGSVDHVMTAERLTEVYQHPIDVLPGPIVLPRRAPKGTPRGIAS